A window of the Lolium perenne isolate Kyuss_39 chromosome 7, Kyuss_2.0, whole genome shotgun sequence genome harbors these coding sequences:
- the LOC127315546 gene encoding uncharacterized protein: MMKRIRPTSSLPWMCIGDFNEVLHRHEHDGVGERSLAQIAGFRDAVDVCELADLGYEGNTWTFEKRVAGGSFCRVRLDRALARTQWSNRFPLAVVRNLTGASSDHGPIFLRWRESRRERRATEEKLFRYELMWETHDQFKPFLEDAWKEDGKATNMAQLRDKLARVSESLGSWGRNTFGNVQREIRQLNDRLAVLRAEPQRVQPSYEETKVTERLIALYEREEVMWRQRSRVQWLAEGDKNTRFFHLRASQRKKRNRIIRLKRPDGTMTEDDREMANVTTRFYENLYRSEGVSNMEEVINVIPSSVSAEMNDALLQPIKEQEVKTALFQMFPTKAPGPDGFPAHFFQTHWEICGEEVTLAVIRVLRGLDDMREVNQTFIVLIPKVASPEELGQFRPISLCNVIYKIASKVMANRLKVVLPDIIAEEQSAFVPGRMITDNIISAYECLHFMKRNKAKKNRFCALKLDMRKAYDMLEWDYLEAVMIKMGFHRLWVRMRINRDKSAIFFSKGCPSGTKEAVKAVLGVQNETLQEKYLGMPTDVGRSRGRAFKYIKDRIWSKIQGWMERLLSAGGKDILIKSVAQAVPIFSMACFLLPRGLCDHINGLIRKFWWGSREGERKPCWVSWREMCKPKSLGGLGFKDMELFNLALLARQGWRMLQSPTALSTRILKAKYFPDIDMLHAELGPSPSQVWRGIHEGIQVLKQGLVRRIGTGEHTDPCNDNWLPRDGMLRPMACLARNPPLAVADLIDSTSATWNEEKLRDCFLPMDVDVIKEIPLSSRRHDDFWAWHYESKGVFSVRSAYRMLIDTRERREAWLDSRATSSNEAGTAKEWSSIWKTQVPSKIRVFLWRLAKQSLPSNELRHRRGMADNDRCQLCGACDSWRHALLDCSMSRCVWALLDEEVTEHLSRSDDGDARAWIAGLITTLKHDDLTKVLVTLWAIWHARRKAIHEQTFQSPLSVHLFVERFVLDLKQCKDLRRKEPATALEQRAPGWIPPPRGMIKINVDAAVGKNGGRGTVAAIARSEAGLFLGASTLVFPGKSSAETLEALACREACALANDIHVKRVMVATDCMNVITSLAEGTLGSYAHIVREIRESKGDFDALEFRHEARISNKEAHCLARGAVYDAPGRRLWLVRPPEGFLVSITSD, translated from the exons ATGATGAAACGGATCCGTCCAACTTCATCTTTGCCATGGATGTGCATTGGGGATTTCAATGAAGTGCTACACCGACATGAACACGACGGTGTGGGAGAGAGAAGCCTAGCTCAAATAGCAGGTTTTCGTGACGCGGTGGACGTGTGCGAGCTAGCTGATCTGGGGTACGAGGGCAACACCTGGACTTTCGAGAAACGGGTGGCGGGTGGCTCGTTTTGCAGGGTGCGTCTTGACCGTGCCTTGGCGAGGACGCAGTGGTCAAATCGGTTCCCCTTGGCTGTTGTGCGCAATCTCACTGGCGCGTCATCTGACCACGGACCGATCTTCTTGCGATGGAGAGAATCGAGGAGGGAGCGGCGAGCGACAGAGGAGAAGCTCTTTCGCTATGAGCTGATGTGGGAGACTCACGACCAGTTCAAACCTTTTCTGGAGGATGCCTGGAAGGAGGATGGGAAGGCCACCAATATGGCCCAACTTCGGGACAAGCTGGCGCGAGTGTCCGAGTCCCTGGGCAGCTGGGGCCGGAACACGTTTGGCAATGTCCAGAGAGAGATACGCCAGCTGAATGACAGACTGGCGGTGTTACGAGCGGAGCCCCAACGGGTGCAACCGTCATACGAGGAGACGAAGGTTACTGAGCGGCTCATTGCACTATATGAAAGGGAGGAGGTGATGTGGCGACAGAGGTCTAGGGTGCAATGGCTAGCCGAGGGCGACAAGAATACTCGCTTCTTCCATCTAAGGGCGAGCCAGCGGAAGAAGCGGAACCGAATCATCAGGCTGAAACGGCCTGATGGGACTATGACGGAGGATGATCGTGAAATGGCAAACGTGACCACAAGGTTTTATGAGAATCTGTACAGATCGGAAGGGGTCTCAAATATGGAGGAGGTTATCAATGTGATCCCCTCATCTGTGTCTGCAGAAATGAATGATGCCCTACTGCAACCTATTAAGGAGCAAGAGGTGAAGACTGCCCTTTTTCAGATGTTCCCCACAAAAGCGCCGGGGCCGGATGGTTTCCCGGCACATTTTTTCCAGACCCATTGGGAAATATGTGGAGAAGAAGTGACCTTAGCTGTAATTCGGGTGCTCAGGGGCCTGGATGACATGAGGGAAGTGAACCAAACCTTTATTGTGTTGATACCGAAAGTGGCGAGTCCGGAGGAGTTGGGTCAGTTTAGACCTATCAGCTTGTGCAACGTCATTTACAAGATAGCGTCCAAGGTGATGGCTAACAGGCTGAAAGTGGTGTTACCAGACATAATCGCAGAGGAACAGTCGGCATTTGTGCCTGGGAGGATGATCACGGATAATATTATATCCGCGTATGAATGTCTGCATTTCATGAAGCGGAATAAGGCGAAGAAGAACCGCTTTTGTGCGCTTAAGCTGGACATGCGCAAAGCATATGACATGTTGGAATGGGATTACCTGGAAGCGGTCATGATCAAGATGGGTTTCCACCGGTTATGGGTTCGCATG CGGATTAATCGGGATAAATCTGCTATATTCTTTAGCAAAGGTTGCCCGAGCGGGACGAAGGAAGCGGTGAAAGCTGTATTGGGTGTCCAGAACGAGACACTCCAGGAGAAGTACCTAGGAATGCCTACTGATGTGGGGCGTTCAAGAGGGAGAGCGTTTAAATATATCAAAGATAGAATCTGGAGCAAAATTCAAGGGTGGATGGAGCGGCTCCTTTCGGCGGGAGGGAAAGATATTCTGATCAAGTCGGTGGCTCAGGCGGTGCCGATCTTTTCGATGGCGTGCTTTCTCTTGCCTAGAGGGCTGTGTGATCACATCAATGGTCTCATTCGGAAATTCTGGTGGGGGAGTCGCGAGGGCGAGAGAAAGCCTTGCTGGGTCTCCTGGAGAGAGATGTGCAAACCAAAAAGCTTGGGAGGTTTGGGGTTTAAGGACATGGAGCTGTTCAACTTGGCGCTCCTTGCACGCCAGGGGTGGCGCATGCTACAGAGCCCGACGGCTTTGAGTACAAGGATACTAAAGGCGAAATACTTTCCTGACATAGACATGCTGCACGCTGAGTTAGGCCCCTCCCCTTCGCAGGTGTGGCGTGGAATTCATGAAGGGATACAAGTTCTGAAACAAGGCTTGGTGAGAAGGATTGGCACGGGGGAACATACAGATCCATGCAATGACAACTGGTTACCGAGAGATGGGATGCTTCGGCCTATGGCGTGCCTGGCCAGGAACCCGCCTCTTGCAGTGGCTGATCTTATCGACTCGACTTCTGCAACATGGAACGAGGAGAAGCTTAGGGATTGCTTTTTACCAATGGATGTCGACGTGATTAAGGAGATCCCTTTATCCAGCAGGAGACACGACGATTTTTGGGCTTGGCACTACGAGAGCAAGGGCGTTTTCTCCGTGCGTTCGGCATACCGCATGCTGATCGACACACGGGAGAGGCGAGAGGCGTGGCTGGACAGCAGGGCCACGAGCTCGAACGAGGCAGGAACAGCGAAGGAATGGAGCTCGATATGGAAAACCCAAGTTCCATCAAAGATTCGGGTGTTTCTATGGAGGCTTGCAAAACAATCGCTGCCGTCTAACGAACTGAGGCATAGGCGTGGGATGGCAGACAATGACCGCTGCCAGTTGTGCGGCGCCTGCGACTCGTGGAGGCACGCTCTACTGGATTGCTCTATGTCCAGATGTGTGTGGGCATTGTTAGATGAAGAAGTAACGGAACATTTAAGCAGGTCGGACGACGGTGATGCAAGGGCGTGGATTGCAGGGTTAATTACAACCCTGAAGCATGATGATCTTACGAAGGTGCTGGTGACGCTATGGGCCATCTGGCACGCACGTAGGAAGGCGATACACGAGCAGACTTTTCAGAGCCCTCTATCGGTTCACCTGTTCGTGGAGAGATTTGTTCTGGACCTGAAACAGTGCAAGGACCTCAGGAGGAAGGAACCAGCTACCGCTCTGGAGCAGCGGGCGCCGGGGTGGATCCCGCCACCTAGGGGGATGATCAAGATCAATGTCGACGCTGCGGTGGGCAAGAATGGAGGTCGAGGCACGGTGGCGGCTATAGCCAGATCGGAAGCAGGACTGTTTCTGGGGGCATCGACGCTCGTGTTCCCGGGGAAATCCAGCGCGGAAACTCTGGAGGCGTTGGCATGCAGGGAGGCTTGCGCCCTGGCCAACGATATCCACGTCAAGAGGGTAATGGTGGCCACGGATTGTATGAATGTGATCACCAGCTTGGCCGAGGGGACTCTCGGGAGTTATGCTCACATTGTGAGAGAAATTAGGGAGTCTAAGGGCGATTTTGATGCCCTTGAATTCCGCCATGAAGCTAGGATTTCGAATAAAGAAGCTCATTGTTTAGCTAGGGGTGCAGTTTATGATGCACCAGGTCGCCGGTTGTGGCTAGTTAGGCCGCCAGAGGGATTCCTTGTATCGATCACCTCTGATTAA